Within Bacillus sp. BGMRC 2118, the genomic segment GGTCCAAAAATTGAGGCATTATTAATTAATACATCAATTCTTCCAAAGACACTTTCCACTACAGATACAAAACGATCAACATCTTGTTCATTTGAAGCATCTGCTGTTACGGCAATTACCTCTGTTCCCATCTTTTCTAGCTCATCCTTTACCTCAACTAATTTGTCCTCACTTCTGGCACATATAGCTAAACGATAGCCATCGCGAGCAAATGCAATGGCCAGAGCCTTTCCTAAACCTTTTGTCGCTCCCGTAATCATGACAACCTTTTTATCATTTTTCATATCCAAATCTCTCCTTCACTACCATTTGTTGCTTTTAGTATAAGAAAATAAAGAGCATTTCAAATCGGAATACAGCATGAACTTTCTTTCCTTTCATAGACTGATAGTGTCTACATCTTAAGTCTTAGTTGAAAACAAAAGAAAAATCGACAAAATTCGGGTGGTGCCTGGCACCAATTCGTTATTTATTGGATAATATAGGATAATAAAGGTTAATAAAAAAAGTATTTACCCCGTATCTTTTTGGTGTTGTTAATCGTTTAGAGGGTAGAGACGTGCTGAAGGAGTGAGAATTGTGCTGAGTAATGCGGAGTCAACGGAGAGTAATGAGCAGAAATCACAGCATTTGGATGAGCGAATGACGGAATTGTATCCGAAGCTGCAAAAGTATTGCCAATTTCTAACCCAGAGTAAGTGGGATGGAGAGGATTTGGTGCAGGAGTCCTTATTAAAAGCTTGGGTTCATTATCGTAATGCCCCTGAGGTGAGTCATTCTTTAGTTAATAAGATGGCGTATAACCATTGGATTGACACTGTAAGGAAACGTCAAAAGGAAACGCTGTTGTCTGATATCAATTCTGAACTGACTACAGATGACTCCGATCAGGCAGAGATGCGTCTTGATCTTCTTTCAACACTTTTAACAGAATTAACACCGAAACAGACTGTTGTTTTAACTTTGAAGGAGGCATTTCTCTTTCAGAACCATGAGATAGCTGAGATTCTGGACTCTACGGAGACTTCTGTTAAAAGTATCTTGCATCGAGCAAAGCAACGATTAAAAAATGAAAAGACTGTCCATCTACTTCCTATATGGGACGAAGAGGAACAAGTGCAACTGAGAAATATCCTAAATCAGTCGTTGCTCACTCAAGATCCAACTATTCTCATTCAAGCAATTCCATTATTGCGCTCATTACAGTCTGAAACAAAGACACCGACCTGCATTTTACAAAAATCACGACGATCTCAGTCTCCTTCAAGCACTGTCTACATGGCGGCGTAAGCCAAGGAGGTACTAATAAATGAATACCATTCCATATGTAATTGAACAATCCAGTCGTGGTGAACGATCTTATGATATTTACTCTAGACTTCTGAAGGATCGTATCATCATGATTAGTGATGAAATTAATGATGCTGTCGCGAACAGTGTTGTTGCCCAATTATTATTTTTAGCAGCAGATGATCCTGATAAAGACATCTCTCTCTATATTAACTCACCAGGTGGTTCAACGACTGCAGGCTTTGCCATTTTTGATACCATGCAGTACATTAAACCAGATGTCAGAACGATTTGCACAGGAATGGCTGCCTCATTTGGGGCAATGCTTCTTCTTGCTGGAACAAAAGGTAAGCGACTTGCCCTTCCTAATAGTGAAATTATGATTCATCAGCCATTAGGAGGTGCACGTGGGCAAGCAACAGAGATTGAAATTTCCGCCAGACGTATTTTGAAACTCCGTGAGCATATTAATGAAATCATCGCAGACCGTACAGGTCAACCCGTTGATAAAGTAGCAGCCGATACGGACCGTGATTATTTTATGAGTGCCATGGAGGCTAAAGAATATGGAATTATTGATGAAGTGATTAAGCCGAATAAATAACAATGATAATTAGTCGTCCAGCTATAGCAAGTAATTAATTAAAACAGCTCAGAGATGAAGATATGCTCCCCTAAGACAGGTTGAAAATATAAACCTTTACACTTCAAGGGTAGCATATCGCCTATTCTCTGAGCTTTTCTTTCGTATTACTTGTTTCTATCTGAAGATCCGTTTAATCATTCTAATTTGACCTCTGTGATTTATTTCGTCTTCAAATACATGGAACCAAAGGT encodes:
- a CDS encoding sigma-70 family RNA polymerase sigma factor, with amino-acid sequence MLSNAESTESNEQKSQHLDERMTELYPKLQKYCQFLTQSKWDGEDLVQESLLKAWVHYRNAPEVSHSLVNKMAYNHWIDTVRKRQKETLLSDINSELTTDDSDQAEMRLDLLSTLLTELTPKQTVVLTLKEAFLFQNHEIAEILDSTETSVKSILHRAKQRLKNEKTVHLLPIWDEEEQVQLRNILNQSLLTQDPTILIQAIPLLRSLQSETKTPTCILQKSRRSQSPSSTVYMAA
- the clpP gene encoding ATP-dependent Clp endopeptidase proteolytic subunit ClpP → MNTIPYVIEQSSRGERSYDIYSRLLKDRIIMISDEINDAVANSVVAQLLFLAADDPDKDISLYINSPGGSTTAGFAIFDTMQYIKPDVRTICTGMAASFGAMLLLAGTKGKRLALPNSEIMIHQPLGGARGQATEIEISARRILKLREHINEIIADRTGQPVDKVAADTDRDYFMSAMEAKEYGIIDEVIKPNK